The following proteins are co-located in the Haloarcula marismortui ATCC 43049 genome:
- the hpt gene encoding hypoxanthine/guanine phosphoribosyltransferase: MEKLRESLHEAPIIDKDGYSYLVHPLSNGVPMLEPELLREVVVGVTRAADLDVDKIVAPEAMGIHIATALSLQTDIPLVVIRKRSYGLDDEVPLHKTTGYSESEMFINDIEAGDDLLIVDDLLSTGGTMAAICEALDDIGADISDIVVVFRKQGESALDDTDYDVTSLLDISVDQDGVTIHD; encoded by the coding sequence ATGGAGAAGCTCCGCGAGTCACTGCACGAGGCCCCGATAATCGATAAGGACGGATACTCCTATCTGGTCCACCCGCTCAGCAACGGCGTGCCGATGCTGGAGCCAGAACTCCTCCGCGAGGTCGTCGTCGGCGTGACGCGGGCGGCCGACCTCGACGTGGACAAGATCGTCGCGCCGGAGGCGATGGGCATCCACATCGCAACCGCGCTCTCACTGCAGACGGATATCCCGCTTGTGGTCATCCGTAAGCGCTCCTACGGTCTCGACGACGAGGTCCCGCTGCACAAGACCACCGGTTACTCCGAATCGGAGATGTTCATCAATGACATCGAGGCGGGCGACGACCTGCTCATCGTTGACGACCTGCTCTCGACCGGCGGAACGATGGCCGCCATCTGTGAGGCGCTTGACGACATCGGGGCGGACATCTCTGATATCGTCGTCGTCTTCCGGAAACAGGGCGAGTCGGCGCTTGACGACACTGATTACGATGTGACCAGCCTGCTCGACATCTCGGTCGACCAGGACGGCGTGACTATCCACGACTGA
- a CDS encoding disulfide bond formation protein B: MGDSRSDSDRARFLLAAATTVATVATAGSLYLSLGLGLTPCRLCWYQRILMYPLVVVLGVAAVERRLGVVRTALPLAVPGAAIAAYHSWLQVSQTTCGIGAISCAQIQYRILGLTVPNLSLVAFLLVTGLVVAAARPRGGLS; the protein is encoded by the coding sequence GTGGGCGATTCTCGATCCGATTCCGACCGAGCCCGGTTCCTGTTGGCCGCGGCGACTACCGTCGCCACCGTTGCGACGGCCGGCAGCCTCTATCTCTCGCTGGGCCTCGGGCTGACCCCCTGTCGGCTCTGCTGGTATCAGCGAATTCTGATGTATCCATTAGTGGTCGTTCTCGGCGTCGCTGCTGTCGAGCGCCGTCTCGGCGTCGTCCGGACAGCACTGCCGCTTGCGGTGCCGGGAGCGGCCATCGCGGCCTACCACTCCTGGCTGCAGGTGAGCCAGACGACCTGTGGCATCGGCGCGATCAGCTGTGCGCAGATTCAGTACCGGATACTCGGCCTGACCGTGCCGAATCTCTCGCTGGTGGCGTTCCTGCTGGTGACTGGGCTGGTCGTCGCGGCTGCCAGGCCTCGTGGCGGTCTGTCCTGA
- a CDS encoding aldo/keto reductase, with amino-acid sequence MEYTRLGSTGTTVSQLCFGTWRFGRETGGVVETDRDEAHDLLDAAWERGINFIDTANVYGNPNGTSEAYIGEWLDDYDREDFVIASKVYFPFDGRGEPGPNDSGLGRKHIRAQIEGTLDRLDTDYLDLYYIHRWDEHSDIEETLSTLDDLVRAGKVHHLGASTMAAWQLTRALWKSDVEDYERFEVTQPLFHAGYRDDVKDYLDVCADQDIAVCPYSPLAGGFLTGKYERTDNDDPTAFEGPEGSRGSLSDRFEDFYLSERGWHVLDELRAVADELDATPAQVALRWLIEQPDFTCVPIVGARTVDQLDENVGATDISLSDDQFNRIVSARYAEDGERWGHRA; translated from the coding sequence ATGGAATACACCAGACTCGGTTCGACCGGAACGACGGTTTCACAGCTTTGTTTCGGCACTTGGCGGTTCGGCCGGGAGACCGGCGGCGTCGTCGAGACCGACCGCGATGAGGCCCACGACCTGCTCGATGCGGCGTGGGAGCGCGGCATCAACTTCATCGATACTGCCAACGTCTACGGCAATCCTAACGGGACCAGCGAAGCGTACATCGGCGAGTGGCTCGACGATTACGACCGCGAGGACTTCGTCATCGCCTCGAAGGTGTACTTCCCCTTCGACGGTCGCGGCGAGCCCGGCCCCAACGACTCCGGTCTCGGCCGCAAGCACATCCGCGCACAGATCGAGGGGACGCTGGACCGCCTCGACACGGACTATCTCGACCTCTACTACATCCATCGCTGGGACGAGCACAGCGACATCGAGGAGACGCTGTCGACGCTCGACGACCTCGTCCGCGCGGGCAAGGTCCACCACCTCGGCGCGTCGACGATGGCCGCCTGGCAACTGACCAGGGCCCTCTGGAAGAGCGACGTCGAAGACTACGAGCGCTTCGAGGTGACACAGCCGCTGTTCCACGCCGGCTACCGCGACGACGTGAAAGACTATCTCGATGTGTGTGCCGACCAAGACATCGCGGTCTGTCCGTACTCGCCGCTGGCCGGCGGCTTCCTCACGGGCAAGTACGAGCGCACGGACAACGACGACCCGACGGCCTTCGAGGGGCCGGAAGGCTCCCGAGGCTCGCTGTCCGACCGCTTCGAGGATTTCTACCTCTCCGAGCGCGGCTGGCACGTCCTTGACGAACTCCGCGCTGTCGCGGACGAACTTGACGCCACGCCCGCACAGGTCGCGCTCCGCTGGCTCATCGAACAGCCGGACTTCACCTGCGTCCCCATCGTCGGCGCTCGCACTGTCGACCAGCTCGACGAGAACGTCGGCGCGACGGACATCTCGCTGTCCGACGACCAGTTCAACCGGATTGTGAGCGCCCGCTACGCCGAGGACGGCGAGCGCTGGGGCCACCGAGCGTAA
- a CDS encoding MFS transporter, giving the protein MFRPASGRGLVRRYYLYRATIAVGFITPIFTLFLLRTLTFTQVGALSAIYASLSVVGEIPTGYVGDRLGRRASLLLSVLFTVVSLAGFVLASGFRWYGFLYALWALALTLRSGSMDAWLYDTLTERLDSEQFSRIRGRGDAVQKWTAAVSMVAGGLLYGLHPTYPFVAAVGFNSLGFFALLSLPKNRQYADRGSDSRSADRLDPLETVSVIRTYLARPPLRALVLYIGLFYAVLGVSHTYIQPMVVETLGPYAATIGVQVPAGVPTAAARVGEAGAALALGLGVLYAALTAVASAGGYYASAVEDRLGVRRAVVVVPALTAVALVGPLWFALVVLPTFTTMRTAKPLVQPIVNGYINDHVESVGRATLLSAVSMLHMILRTPLALAAGMVADATTATTAVAALGGLFLVAGGAVWLFGEIAPETVAASGDGASKSAS; this is encoded by the coding sequence ATGTTCCGACCGGCATCCGGCCGCGGGTTAGTGCGCCGGTACTATCTGTACCGTGCCACGATCGCTGTCGGATTTATCACTCCCATCTTCACCCTGTTTCTCTTGCGAACGCTGACCTTCACGCAGGTCGGTGCCCTCTCAGCAATCTACGCATCGCTATCTGTCGTCGGCGAGATTCCAACAGGCTACGTCGGTGACAGGCTCGGGCGGCGCGCAAGCCTCCTTCTCAGCGTGCTGTTCACCGTTGTCTCCCTCGCGGGCTTCGTTCTCGCTTCGGGATTCCGCTGGTACGGCTTCCTCTATGCGCTGTGGGCGCTGGCGCTGACGTTACGCTCAGGGAGCATGGATGCGTGGCTATACGATACGCTGACTGAACGACTCGATAGCGAGCAGTTCAGCCGTATCCGTGGCCGGGGCGATGCAGTGCAGAAGTGGACTGCAGCGGTCTCGATGGTTGCCGGTGGCCTGCTGTATGGGCTGCACCCAACCTATCCGTTCGTTGCTGCGGTCGGTTTCAACAGTCTCGGCTTCTTTGCCCTGCTCTCACTGCCGAAGAATCGGCAGTACGCCGACCGGGGCAGTGACAGTCGCTCCGCCGACCGTCTCGACCCACTGGAAACCGTCTCGGTCATCCGAACGTATCTGGCTCGACCGCCGCTCCGAGCACTGGTCCTGTACATTGGGTTGTTCTATGCCGTTTTGGGCGTTTCCCACACCTACATCCAGCCGATGGTGGTCGAGACGCTGGGGCCGTACGCCGCCACTATCGGCGTTCAGGTTCCTGCTGGTGTTCCGACCGCGGCGGCACGAGTAGGCGAGGCCGGCGCGGCACTTGCACTTGGACTGGGTGTGCTGTACGCCGCCCTGACAGCAGTGGCATCCGCTGGCGGCTACTACGCCAGCGCAGTTGAGGACCGTCTCGGCGTCCGCAGAGCCGTGGTTGTCGTGCCAGCCCTGACGGCTGTCGCACTCGTGGGACCGCTGTGGTTCGCGCTGGTCGTACTCCCGACGTTCACGACGATGCGAACCGCGAAGCCGCTGGTCCAGCCTATCGTCAACGGGTACATTAACGACCATGTCGAGTCGGTCGGACGGGCGACGTTGCTCTCCGCGGTATCGATGCTGCATATGATTCTTCGGACGCCGCTGGCACTTGCTGCTGGGATGGTGGCGGATGCAACCACGGCGACCACAGCAGTTGCGGCGCTTGGCGGCCTGTTTCTCGTCGCTGGCGGCGCAGTCTGGCTGTTCGGGGAGATTGCGCCTGAGACAGTGGCTGCTTCCGGTGACGGGGCCAGCAAATCAGCGTCATAG
- the nth gene encoding endonuclease III domain-containing protein: protein MTDKEPAENISGGTAGGGQSATFDPETAGTRAETVVDRLGEMYWTKTYGGRDAYECLVRTILSQNTSDKASQPAHDDLMARYGGGEDANSEGDIDSTDLARALADADQPELAETISSAGLYNQKSERIIALAQRICEEYGGEAGFDAFVRDSDPEAVRSTLLDMNGVGPKTADCVLLFAGGRGGVFPVDTHVHRIARRMGLAPADADHETVRAYLERDVPAAKCGFGHTAIIQFGREYCSARKPACLDDPDACPLAGHCDQIGVYPAADDVVDPSETA, encoded by the coding sequence ATGACTGACAAGGAACCAGCGGAGAACATCAGCGGCGGAACCGCTGGCGGTGGCCAGTCGGCAACGTTCGACCCGGAAACAGCGGGGACGCGGGCAGAAACCGTCGTGGACCGTCTCGGCGAGATGTACTGGACGAAAACCTACGGCGGCCGGGACGCCTACGAGTGTCTCGTCCGGACGATTCTCAGCCAGAACACATCCGACAAAGCGAGCCAGCCGGCCCACGACGACCTGATGGCTCGGTATGGCGGCGGGGAGGACGCGAACAGCGAGGGAGACATTGACAGCACTGACCTCGCCCGCGCGCTGGCCGACGCCGACCAGCCCGAACTCGCTGAAACCATCTCCTCGGCCGGGCTGTACAACCAGAAATCCGAGCGCATCATCGCACTGGCACAGCGCATCTGCGAGGAGTACGGCGGCGAAGCTGGCTTTGATGCGTTTGTTCGGGACAGCGACCCCGAGGCGGTGCGGTCGACGCTGCTCGACATGAACGGTGTCGGGCCAAAGACCGCTGATTGCGTCCTGCTGTTCGCAGGCGGTCGCGGCGGCGTGTTCCCCGTCGATACGCACGTCCACCGCATCGCCCGCCGGATGGGACTGGCCCCGGCCGACGCCGACCACGAGACCGTCCGTGCGTATCTGGAGCGCGACGTGCCCGCGGCGAAATGCGGCTTCGGCCATACGGCGATAATTCAGTTTGGCCGGGAGTACTGCTCGGCCAGAAAGCCGGCCTGTCTGGACGACCCCGATGCGTGCCCGCTGGCGGGTCACTGTGACCAGATCGGCGTGTACCCGGCCGCTGATGATGTTGTCGACCCATCCGAAACTGCCTGA
- a CDS encoding DUF5059 domain-containing protein, giving the protein MPQRRDLLKTVGIAATGLLAGCPSQGSTESNTASADTDTTEQEATAGTDEGGESGVSVGPMTAVATEWNVYRARLHDAVALGRAGAPGAGATVAQNIFAQFEGASGEYGAHEQLESTSESAYEGFEDALGTVQSSLSEGNVSEAASAADKASGHLQTAQQAAAGQQATRVLDLLLLGSRASNAAMAGTLGAFEGAATIAEETMTAFEDALVYSKIEAADAESYEAFENALAGIGSAAGSEDASGVTEQARAALDATVSGAYALVQPASVAGAGHLATMQARGWDAAAVVSGSGVGADYAHATTLNTYRARVHDAGWLARAGETATAATMVEDVFAHFEGAAAHDALEEADSEAYEAFESGLSDLSSAIENGNTEGVASAVETVDTNLVAGIEALAGGNAPVLQSGFFKARFADARELYRQGQAGQAATLVSDLFARFEENQLDFHETLEETSEDLYHRFEEEHLVGLQSAYENGDDDAVGTHHDGVLAALLEFESAHSAAVASGSGATYMAGLAFDAAATNALGNADRAASTAQGALAFFESGAAGYHEALEEANEDLYHRFEDEALGSVISAANDGGDVYAAAKTFYGAAIESVTAIVGSSGGGETGAGAASVVSDVFATFENAAVHDKLENADAEAYEAYEAALNDYVADLESGSTDGASAFANAARTASFAVVGAVDSAPSGSGGHGGEESEATESSLSGGPNVVEGVPEDADHVVDMQAVAFAPEELTVSVGDTVAWKHAGGEAHNVVAYEEELPDDATYWASGGFESESAAREGWENGEGAVQSGQSYVHTFETAGEHGYFCVPHEAAGMAGTVIVEE; this is encoded by the coding sequence ATGCCACAGAGACGTGACTTGCTGAAGACGGTGGGGATCGCTGCGACGGGACTACTTGCTGGGTGTCCCAGTCAGGGGTCGACAGAATCGAACACGGCGTCGGCGGACACCGACACGACAGAACAGGAAGCGACCGCGGGAACAGACGAGGGCGGCGAAAGCGGTGTTTCGGTCGGGCCGATGACCGCTGTCGCGACCGAGTGGAACGTCTACCGGGCGCGGCTGCACGATGCCGTCGCGCTGGGTCGGGCCGGTGCGCCCGGTGCCGGAGCGACCGTCGCACAGAACATTTTTGCCCAGTTCGAAGGGGCGTCGGGCGAGTACGGGGCCCACGAACAGCTTGAGTCCACGTCAGAGTCAGCGTACGAGGGCTTTGAGGATGCCCTCGGGACGGTCCAGTCGTCGCTGTCCGAGGGCAACGTATCGGAAGCCGCGTCGGCCGCGGACAAAGCGTCGGGCCACCTCCAGACAGCGCAGCAGGCCGCTGCCGGACAGCAGGCCACCAGAGTGCTGGACCTGCTCTTGCTGGGCAGTCGGGCGAGCAATGCCGCCATGGCCGGGACGCTGGGCGCTTTCGAGGGGGCCGCCACGATCGCGGAAGAGACGATGACCGCGTTCGAGGACGCGCTGGTGTACAGCAAAATAGAGGCTGCGGACGCAGAATCCTACGAGGCCTTTGAGAACGCACTGGCCGGCATCGGTTCCGCCGCAGGCAGTGAAGACGCGAGCGGCGTCACCGAACAGGCCCGCGCCGCACTGGATGCGACCGTTTCGGGCGCGTATGCGCTGGTCCAGCCGGCGTCGGTCGCCGGTGCGGGCCACCTTGCGACGATGCAGGCCCGTGGCTGGGACGCGGCCGCAGTCGTCTCGGGCAGCGGCGTCGGGGCAGACTACGCCCACGCGACGACGCTGAACACGTACCGGGCCCGCGTCCACGACGCTGGGTGGCTGGCCCGTGCCGGCGAGACAGCCACCGCGGCGACGATGGTCGAGGACGTTTTTGCCCACTTCGAAGGCGCGGCCGCTCACGATGCCCTCGAAGAGGCGGACAGCGAGGCCTACGAAGCGTTCGAGTCCGGTTTGTCGGACCTCTCCTCAGCAATCGAGAACGGGAACACCGAGGGGGTCGCGTCGGCCGTCGAGACGGTCGACACCAATCTGGTCGCCGGCATCGAGGCGCTGGCCGGCGGGAACGCGCCGGTTCTCCAGTCGGGCTTCTTCAAAGCCCGCTTCGCCGACGCGCGCGAGCTGTACCGCCAGGGTCAGGCGGGGCAGGCAGCGACGCTCGTTTCGGACCTGTTCGCCCGGTTCGAGGAGAACCAGCTCGACTTCCACGAGACGCTAGAGGAGACCAGCGAGGACCTCTATCACCGCTTCGAGGAGGAACACCTCGTGGGGCTCCAGTCAGCCTACGAGAATGGCGATGATGACGCGGTCGGGACCCACCACGACGGCGTTCTCGCGGCGCTGCTGGAGTTCGAATCGGCCCACAGTGCCGCCGTCGCCAGCGGGTCCGGCGCGACCTACATGGCCGGCCTCGCCTTCGACGCCGCGGCGACGAACGCTCTCGGGAACGCCGACCGCGCAGCGTCGACTGCTCAGGGGGCGCTGGCGTTCTTCGAGTCCGGGGCCGCCGGCTACCATGAGGCACTCGAAGAGGCGAACGAGGACCTGTATCACCGCTTCGAGGACGAAGCACTCGGGAGCGTCATCTCCGCCGCGAACGACGGCGGTGACGTATACGCGGCCGCGAAGACGTTCTACGGCGCAGCCATCGAATCCGTGACGGCCATCGTCGGGTCGAGCGGCGGTGGCGAGACCGGTGCCGGGGCCGCGAGTGTCGTCAGCGACGTGTTCGCTACCTTCGAGAACGCCGCGGTGCACGACAAACTCGAAAACGCGGACGCGGAGGCGTACGAAGCCTATGAGGCCGCACTGAACGACTATGTCGCCGACTTGGAGAGCGGGTCAACCGACGGCGCGAGCGCGTTCGCAAACGCCGCCCGGACCGCTTCTTTCGCCGTCGTTGGCGCTGTCGACAGCGCCCCGAGCGGTTCCGGCGGCCACGGCGGCGAGGAGTCCGAGGCGACCGAGTCGTCACTGTCCGGCGGCCCGAACGTCGTCGAAGGCGTTCCCGAGGACGCCGACCACGTCGTCGACATGCAGGCTGTGGCGTTCGCGCCCGAGGAACTCACCGTCAGCGTCGGCGACACAGTCGCCTGGAAACACGCCGGTGGCGAGGCTCACAACGTCGTCGCGTACGAGGAGGAACTCCCGGACGACGCGACCTACTGGGCTTCCGGCGGGTTCGAAAGCGAGTCGGCCGCACGCGAGGGCTGGGAGAACGGTGAGGGGGCCGTTCAGTCCGGCCAGAGTTACGTTCACACGTTCGAGACGGCCGGCGAGCACGGATACTTCTGCGTTCCGCACGAGGCTGCGGGGATGGCTGGCACCGTTATCGTCGAGGAGTAA
- a CDS encoding SAM hydrolase/SAM-dependent halogenase family protein — translation MITLSSDFGSPYPAAMKGVICQATDARIEDIAHDFPRQDVRAAAFWLTQTLPYFPPAVHCVVVDPGVGTDRDAIVVRAGDHALVGPDNGVLLPVARELAETENDAPDTFEVFTWAYDDPASTTFHGRDVFAPAAAAVHDTGVDTIETLSEIDPTEDYADLRFPAAAVDGDGATGEVLVVDDFGNAVTNIPGEVLAGQFGEVVSVDGVEAPVHRAYAAVDKSQRLVTVGSHGNVELAVNRGRGDEAFGVSTGDTVTISLC, via the coding sequence ATGATAACCCTCAGTTCTGACTTCGGCTCGCCCTATCCGGCGGCGATGAAAGGCGTCATCTGTCAGGCGACCGACGCGCGTATCGAGGATATCGCTCACGATTTCCCACGGCAGGACGTGCGGGCAGCGGCGTTCTGGCTCACGCAAACGCTCCCGTACTTTCCGCCGGCAGTCCACTGTGTCGTCGTCGACCCGGGCGTTGGAACCGACAGAGACGCCATCGTCGTCCGCGCGGGCGACCACGCGCTCGTGGGGCCTGACAACGGCGTCCTCCTGCCAGTCGCCCGTGAACTGGCTGAAACCGAGAACGACGCCCCGGACACATTCGAGGTGTTCACCTGGGCCTACGACGACCCGGCGAGTACGACGTTCCACGGGCGGGACGTGTTTGCGCCCGCCGCGGCGGCCGTCCACGACACCGGCGTCGATACCATTGAAACCCTTTCTGAAATCGACCCAACTGAGGACTACGCTGATCTCCGGTTCCCGGCAGCCGCAGTCGATGGTGACGGAGCGACCGGCGAGGTACTCGTCGTCGATGACTTCGGGAACGCCGTGACGAACATACCCGGCGAGGTCCTCGCGGGACAGTTCGGCGAGGTGGTCTCGGTCGACGGTGTTGAGGCCCCAGTCCATCGAGCCTACGCTGCCGTCGACAAGAGTCAGCGACTCGTCACCGTCGGCAGTCACGGGAACGTCGAACTCGCCGTTAACCGCGGCCGTGGCGACGAAGCGTTCGGGGTCAGCACCGGCGACACAGTTACCATCTCACTGTGTTGA
- a CDS encoding nicotinamide-nucleotide adenylyltransferase produces MRGFYIGRFQPYHNGHHSMVERISEEVDELVLGIGSADDSHTTHDPFTAGERIMMITKAVAEYDLTTYVVPLEDINRNAVWVSHVESMCPDFDVAYSNNPLVVRLFEEAGIEVRQSPMFDRDRLEGSEIRQRMIDDESWRDRVPASVVEVIEEIHGIKRLQHVSDSDSLERYAATGESLPESLDDLDD; encoded by the coding sequence ATGCGTGGGTTCTACATCGGTCGCTTCCAGCCCTACCACAATGGCCATCACTCGATGGTCGAGCGGATCTCGGAGGAGGTCGACGAGCTTGTACTGGGTATCGGGAGCGCCGACGATTCACACACCACACACGACCCCTTTACGGCCGGTGAACGGATCATGATGATCACGAAGGCCGTCGCAGAGTACGACCTGACGACTTATGTCGTTCCCCTTGAGGACATCAACCGCAACGCCGTCTGGGTGAGCCACGTCGAGAGTATGTGCCCGGACTTCGACGTGGCGTACTCGAACAATCCGCTTGTCGTCCGCTTGTTCGAGGAGGCCGGTATCGAGGTCCGCCAGTCGCCGATGTTCGACCGCGACCGACTGGAGGGCAGCGAGATCCGCCAGCGGATGATCGACGACGAGTCCTGGCGTGACCGGGTCCCGGCATCTGTTGTGGAAGTCATCGAGGAGATCCACGGCATCAAGCGACTCCAGCACGTCTCAGACAGCGACTCGCTCGAACGGTACGCCGCCACGGGCGAATCGCTCCCCGAATCACTCGACGACCTTGACGACTGA
- the lonB gene encoding ATP-dependent protease LonB gives MSDNTDTDATPDPDREASDAGEEEASTNGAKQDPNEPASEPSADEPSDPSEDRWAGEGETSETTLGSDVQVDGESELDGDEENLLGGLEIESTADIEVPDRLVDQVIGQDHARDVIKKAAKQRRHVMMIGSPGTGKSMLAKAMSQLLPREELQDVLVYHNPDDGNEPKVRTVPGGKGEQIVEAHKEEARKRNQMRTFLMWIIIAIVIGYALILVQQVLLGILAAGVIYLAFRYGSRGSDAMIPNLLVNNANQKTAPFEDATGAHAGALLGDVRHDPFQSGGMETPSHDRVEPGAIHQANKGVLFVDEINTLDIRSQQKLMTAIQEGEFSITGQSERSSGAMVQTEPVPCDFIMIAAGNLDAMENMHPALRSRIKGYGYEVYMDDTIEDDPEMRRKYARFIAQEVENDGRLPHFTEEAVQELILEARRRAGRKGHLSLKFRDLGGLVRVAGDIARAEDRDRTERADVLQAKRRSRSIEQQLADNYIERRKDYELTVNQGDVVGRVNGLAVMGEDSGIVLPVMAEVSPSQGPGQVIATGQLKEMAEEAVQNVSAIIKKFSDEDISEKDVHIQFVQAGEGGVDGDSASITVATAVISAIEDVPIKQNLAMTGSLSVRGDVLPVGGVTHKIEAAAKSGLDTVIIPEANTQDVMIEDEYEDMIEIIPVSHISEVLEVALAGEAEKDSLVDRLKSITGKALDHEVGRQGGSPSPQ, from the coding sequence ATGAGCGACAACACCGACACCGACGCGACTCCCGACCCTGACCGGGAGGCATCCGACGCTGGGGAGGAAGAGGCGTCGACCAACGGGGCCAAACAGGACCCCAACGAACCCGCCTCTGAGCCCTCGGCAGACGAGCCATCCGACCCGTCCGAGGACCGATGGGCCGGCGAGGGAGAAACGTCCGAAACGACACTCGGAAGCGATGTCCAAGTTGACGGCGAGTCTGAACTGGACGGAGATGAGGAGAATCTCCTTGGCGGTCTCGAAATCGAATCGACCGCCGACATCGAAGTGCCAGACCGACTCGTCGACCAGGTCATCGGGCAGGACCACGCCCGTGACGTGATCAAGAAGGCGGCCAAACAGCGCCGTCACGTGATGATGATTGGCTCCCCCGGAACGGGGAAGTCGATGCTGGCGAAGGCGATGTCTCAGCTGCTCCCACGAGAGGAACTGCAGGACGTTCTTGTCTATCACAATCCCGACGACGGCAATGAACCGAAAGTACGCACTGTCCCCGGCGGCAAAGGGGAACAGATTGTCGAGGCCCACAAGGAGGAGGCCCGCAAGCGAAACCAGATGCGGACCTTCCTCATGTGGATCATCATCGCCATCGTCATCGGCTACGCCCTGATCCTCGTCCAGCAGGTCCTGCTGGGGATTCTCGCGGCCGGTGTCATCTATCTCGCATTCCGCTACGGTTCGCGCGGCAGCGACGCGATGATTCCGAACCTGCTCGTCAACAACGCCAACCAGAAGACCGCGCCGTTCGAGGACGCCACGGGTGCCCACGCCGGTGCGCTGCTGGGCGACGTTCGTCACGACCCGTTCCAGTCCGGTGGGATGGAGACGCCGAGCCACGACCGCGTCGAGCCCGGCGCGATCCACCAGGCCAACAAGGGCGTGCTGTTCGTCGACGAGATCAACACGCTCGATATCCGCAGCCAGCAGAAGCTGATGACGGCCATTCAGGAGGGCGAGTTCTCCATTACGGGCCAGTCCGAGCGGTCTTCGGGTGCGATGGTCCAGACCGAGCCCGTCCCCTGTGACTTCATCATGATCGCCGCGGGGAACCTCGACGCGATGGAGAATATGCACCCCGCGCTGCGCTCCCGTATCAAGGGGTACGGGTACGAGGTGTACATGGACGACACCATCGAGGACGACCCCGAGATGCGACGGAAGTACGCTCGGTTCATCGCCCAGGAGGTCGAAAACGACGGGCGGCTCCCGCACTTCACCGAGGAGGCCGTTCAGGAGCTCATCCTGGAGGCCCGGCGTCGCGCCGGCCGAAAAGGCCACCTCAGCCTGAAGTTCCGTGACCTTGGCGGACTGGTCCGCGTCGCTGGCGACATCGCCCGCGCCGAGGACCGCGACCGCACCGAGCGCGCAGATGTCCTGCAGGCCAAACGGCGCTCCCGGTCCATCGAGCAACAGCTCGCGGACAACTACATCGAGCGCCGCAAGGACTACGAGCTCACCGTCAACCAGGGCGACGTGGTCGGCCGCGTCAACGGGCTCGCCGTCATGGGCGAGGACAGCGGTATCGTCCTCCCCGTGATGGCCGAGGTCAGCCCGTCACAGGGCCCCGGTCAGGTCATCGCCACGGGACAGCTCAAGGAGATGGCCGAAGAGGCTGTCCAGAACGTCTCGGCGATCATCAAGAAGTTCTCTGACGAGGACATCTCCGAGAAGGACGTTCACATCCAGTTCGTCCAGGCCGGTGAAGGTGGCGTCGACGGCGACTCCGCCTCTATCACAGTCGCTACCGCGGTTATCTCCGCGATAGAAGACGTTCCGATCAAGCAGAACCTCGCCATGACCGGCTCACTGTCGGTCCGGGGTGACGTACTCCCGGTCGGCGGTGTCACGCACAAGATCGAGGCGGCCGCCAAGTCCGGCCTCGATACGGTCATCATCCCCGAGGCGAACACGCAGGACGTGATGATCGAGGACGAGTACGAGGACATGATCGAGATCATTCCCGTCTCGCACATCTCAGAGGTCCTCGAGGTCGCACTCGCCGGCGAAGCCGAGAAAGACTCGCTGGTCGACCGCCTCAAGTCCATCACGGGCAAGGCACTCGACCACGAGGTCGGCCGGCAGGGCGGCAGTCCAAGTCCGCAATAA